One stretch of Paenibacillus sp. AN1007 DNA includes these proteins:
- a CDS encoding effector binding domain-containing protein: MDHYSRIQLAIEHLEEHLQEPFNISDVSAAASFSAFHFQRLFQAITGFTVLEYVRRRRLTEAASALRNTAKGVLEIALNYGYQSQEAFTRAFDIHFGTTPARFRKTEQPDAESRMQRSIDFNAYRSQLGTALHMNPPRMVTLEPIQIIGYEYKTNLNDDQHYADVPGFYDEFGREQKFMRIPDRIRPDMAYGAADHFQDDGVFSFIIGEESAANGDLLEPGYTRLEIPGGLYAEFTTEGSEQDVRKMIYGSWLPSSKYERREGPDFEVTDVWKSTPERLDMKIYIPIK, from the coding sequence ATGGATCATTATTCACGCATTCAACTTGCGATTGAGCACTTGGAAGAGCATCTGCAGGAGCCTTTCAACATCAGCGATGTGTCAGCGGCAGCGAGTTTCTCGGCTTTTCATTTCCAGCGTTTGTTTCAAGCGATTACAGGCTTTACTGTATTGGAATACGTGCGCAGGCGGAGATTAACGGAGGCAGCTTCTGCTTTGCGGAATACAGCGAAGGGTGTACTGGAGATTGCATTGAACTATGGTTATCAGTCGCAGGAAGCATTTACCCGGGCATTTGATATCCATTTTGGAACCACCCCCGCCCGGTTTCGTAAAACAGAGCAGCCCGATGCCGAGTCCCGGATGCAGCGGAGCATTGACTTTAATGCATACCGTTCACAGCTTGGTACAGCGTTACATATGAACCCACCGCGAATGGTAACGCTGGAGCCGATTCAAATTATCGGTTACGAATATAAGACGAATCTCAATGATGATCAGCATTATGCGGACGTTCCTGGATTCTATGATGAGTTTGGACGTGAACAGAAGTTCATGCGCATTCCAGACCGGATTCGCCCGGATATGGCCTATGGTGCCGCGGATCATTTCCAAGACGATGGCGTATTTTCGTTTATTATCGGGGAAGAAAGCGCAGCAAATGGGGATTTGCTGGAGCCGGGATATACTCGTCTGGAGATTCCGGGCGGATTGTACGCGGAATTTACAACCGAAGGCTCCGAGCAGGACGTACGCAAAATGATCTATGGCAGCTGGCTGCCTTCATCCAAATACGAGCGCCGGGAAGGGCCGGACTTTGAGGTCACCGATGTGTGGAAGTCAACGCCCGAGCGGCTGGACATGAAGATCTACATCCCTATAAAATAG
- a CDS encoding VanZ family protein — protein sequence MSRRDWLHSKRMRAVMITLAVIYALIMCSLLFFRGRSQGLNYQYNLVPMETIGPLIWHREHFTTDTWVKNLFGNIVLFIPLGIWIPWLFRRYRSWAKLTSIVVLILLLVETLQLITRVGTFDVDDIILNTAGAWIGFGGFRRFTGLGGKTRS from the coding sequence GTGAGCAGAAGAGACTGGCTTCACTCCAAGCGGATGCGTGCAGTGATGATAACATTAGCGGTGATATACGCGCTGATCATGTGCAGTCTTCTTTTTTTCAGGGGAAGGTCACAAGGCTTGAATTATCAGTATAATCTCGTACCTATGGAGACCATCGGCCCGCTGATCTGGCATAGAGAACATTTCACGACGGATACCTGGGTCAAAAATCTGTTTGGAAATATCGTGTTATTTATTCCGCTGGGCATCTGGATTCCGTGGCTGTTTCGCAGATATCGTTCCTGGGCCAAGTTGACGTCCATCGTTGTTCTCATCCTGCTGCTTGTGGAAACGTTACAGCTCATTACACGCGTGGGAACATTTGATGTGGATGATATCATTCTCAATACCGCTGGAGCCTGGATAGGATTTGGCGGATTTCGACGATTTACAGGTTTGGGAGGAAAGACTCGAAGCTGA
- a CDS encoding glycogen/starch/alpha-glucan phosphorylase, which yields MFDNKETFKSIFQRNLVSKLGKPIEEATQDDVYHVLGSMIREYVGQDWAASNQGFKQRQDKQVYYFSLEFLIGRLLGNNLLNVNELELVRDSLAELGFSLECIEEQEADAGLGNGGLGRLAACFLDSLASLGYAGHGCGIRYKYGLFEQKIINGNQVELPDNWLEKGNEWEVRRPDKKVEVQFWGRVEAYEQDGHYHFVTKDAESVVAVPYDVPVIGYGQPHVNTLRLWSAEPKRETSLDTPSNYYGYLDYSRSVESISEFLYPDDSQYEGKLLRLKQQYFMCSAGVQSALRTFNKLGLPYDRLPDKVAFHINDTHPTLVIPELMRILMDDKGCGWDEAWDITTRTVSYTNHTTLSEALEKWPVAMISKLLPRIYMIIEEINKRFCALLLDRYPGDSNRIEHMAIVANDQVRMAHLAIVGSHSVNGVAALHTEILKEREMAPFYALYPERFNNKTNGITHRRWLMHANPKLSDLITETIGNEWITEPGKLEKLAEYADQSAFQEQFRAIKRDNKNRLASYILDHTGTAIDPDSVFDVQVKRLHGYKRQLLNILHVMHLYNRLKSDASFDMVPRTFIFGAKAAPSYYFAKKIIKLINTVADTVNRDTAVNDRLKVFFLENYSVSLAEKIIPAADVSEQISTAGKEASGTGNMKFMMNGALTIGTMDGANVEMAEQVGEENMFIYGLRADEVMEYYRNGSYRPNEIVDQDERIRQVVEQLIHPGAFCDRDGEFWDIYDSLLAHGDEYFVLRDFAAYADAHAAIDQAYRNVSGWTRKAVLNTAHSGIFSSDRTISEYATDIWGIHPVSGHWNG from the coding sequence GCCTCGAATCAGGGATTCAAGCAGCGTCAGGATAAACAGGTGTATTACTTCTCGCTGGAGTTTCTGATTGGACGTCTGCTCGGCAATAATTTGCTCAATGTGAACGAACTGGAACTGGTTCGCGACAGTCTTGCGGAACTTGGCTTTTCGCTGGAGTGTATTGAGGAACAGGAAGCGGATGCTGGACTGGGTAATGGAGGACTGGGAAGGCTTGCTGCCTGTTTCCTGGACTCTTTGGCCTCACTCGGTTATGCGGGACATGGCTGCGGTATCCGCTACAAATACGGTCTGTTCGAGCAGAAAATTATCAATGGCAATCAGGTAGAGCTGCCGGATAACTGGCTGGAAAAAGGCAATGAGTGGGAAGTGCGGCGTCCCGACAAAAAGGTAGAAGTGCAGTTCTGGGGCCGCGTCGAAGCCTATGAACAGGACGGACACTACCATTTTGTCACGAAGGATGCAGAATCCGTTGTAGCCGTACCGTATGACGTGCCGGTTATCGGGTATGGTCAGCCTCATGTTAATACGCTGCGGCTGTGGAGTGCGGAGCCGAAACGTGAAACGTCATTGGATACCCCTTCCAATTATTACGGGTACCTGGATTACAGCCGCTCGGTTGAATCCATCTCTGAATTCCTTTATCCCGATGACTCCCAGTATGAAGGTAAGCTGCTGCGTTTGAAGCAGCAGTACTTTATGTGCTCGGCTGGCGTGCAGAGTGCTTTGCGCACATTTAACAAGCTGGGGCTGCCGTATGATCGTCTGCCGGATAAAGTGGCGTTTCATATCAATGACACTCACCCTACGCTGGTTATCCCCGAACTCATGCGTATTCTGATGGATGATAAGGGCTGCGGCTGGGATGAAGCTTGGGACATTACCACGCGAACCGTATCTTACACGAATCACACTACACTGAGCGAGGCGCTGGAAAAGTGGCCTGTGGCCATGATCAGCAAGCTGCTGCCGCGTATTTATATGATTATTGAAGAGATTAATAAACGCTTCTGCGCGCTGCTGCTGGATCGTTACCCGGGTGATTCGAATCGCATCGAGCATATGGCGATTGTAGCAAACGATCAGGTCCGCATGGCCCATCTTGCTATCGTAGGCAGTCACAGCGTTAACGGCGTGGCCGCACTGCATACCGAGATTTTGAAAGAACGGGAGATGGCGCCGTTCTATGCTTTATATCCTGAACGCTTTAACAATAAAACCAATGGTATTACCCATCGCCGGTGGTTAATGCATGCCAACCCGAAACTGTCGGATCTCATTACCGAAACGATCGGGAATGAATGGATCACGGAACCTGGCAAGCTGGAGAAGCTGGCCGAGTATGCCGATCAGTCCGCATTCCAGGAACAGTTCCGTGCGATCAAACGGGATAATAAAAACCGTCTGGCTTCTTACATTCTCGATCATACCGGCACGGCAATTGATCCTGATTCGGTGTTTGACGTACAGGTGAAAAGGCTGCATGGGTACAAAAGACAGCTGCTGAACATTTTACATGTCATGCACCTGTATAACAGGCTGAAAAGTGACGCTTCGTTTGATATGGTACCGCGTACGTTCATCTTTGGAGCGAAAGCAGCCCCGAGTTATTATTTTGCTAAAAAAATTATTAAACTGATTAATACGGTGGCAGACACGGTGAATCGGGATACAGCGGTAAATGACCGATTGAAAGTCTTTTTCCTGGAAAACTATTCTGTTTCCCTTGCAGAGAAGATTATCCCTGCAGCCGATGTGAGTGAGCAGATCTCAACAGCGGGTAAAGAGGCGTCGGGTACGGGAAATATGAAATTCATGATGAATGGCGCGCTGACGATTGGTACGATGGATGGAGCAAACGTCGAGATGGCGGAGCAGGTAGGTGAAGAAAATATGTTCATCTATGGTCTGCGTGCGGATGAGGTCATGGAATATTATCGTAACGGCAGCTACAGACCCAATGAAATCGTCGATCAGGATGAACGAATTCGTCAGGTAGTGGAGCAGTTAATACATCCAGGGGCATTCTGTGATCGAGACGGGGAGTTCTGGGATATTTATGATTCGCTGCTCGCCCATGGAGACGAATACTTTGTACTGCGTGATTTTGCGGCCTATGCCGATGCACATGCAGCAATTGATCAAGCATACCGTAATGTCTCGGGCTGGACCCGAAAAGCTGTGCTCAACACGGCACATTCAGGTATCTTCTCTAGTGACCGAACAATTAGTGAGTATGCCACCGATATCTGGGGCATCCATCCCGTGTCCGGACACTGGAATGGTTAG
- the treC gene encoding alpha,alpha-phosphotrehalase yields MDLNNIEPSSWWKKSTVYQVYPKSFNDTTGSGTGDIRGLTEKLDYLQHLGIDIVWLQPVYVSPQRDNGYDVADYYRINPDYGTMEDFDALVAALKARDMKLMIDIVVNHSSTEHEWFKQSRSSKDNPYRDYYIWRDPAPDGGVPNNWQSKFGGPAWQYDEQTGQYFLTLFDKTQADLNWENEEVRRAVRDMIKFWAEKGVDGFRMDVINLISKDQRFPNDDGSVPPGDGRRYYTDGPRVHEYITEMYEEVFGPYNMVTVGEMSSTTLEHCIRYSNPASREFSMTFNFHHLKVDYPNGQKWELMPYDFEEMKKLFSDWQTGMQAGGGWNALFLNNHDQPRALSRFADDGDYRSESAKMLATTLHGLQGTPYVYQGEEIGMPNPVWHDISEFRDIESTNMYRLLQEERGKSAEEAFQIVKERSRDNSRTPMQWDGSASAGFTTGTPWLKVDERYPYIHVEAQMADPNSIYHHYRKLIALRKEVDVLTDGLYERLDEAHPEVFAYARSNGSETLIVVSNFRKQDTVFQLPDAVWNDHIAGKIPELLIGNTDAKPELTQEISLSPYASYMWLVQQQD; encoded by the coding sequence ATGGATTTAAACAATATAGAGCCGTCATCGTGGTGGAAGAAGTCTACGGTGTATCAGGTGTATCCGAAGAGCTTCAACGATACAACCGGATCGGGGACGGGGGACATTCGCGGTCTAACCGAGAAGCTAGATTATCTGCAGCATCTGGGTATCGACATCGTGTGGCTGCAGCCGGTATACGTCTCGCCGCAGCGGGATAACGGATACGACGTGGCGGATTACTACCGAATTAATCCGGACTACGGCACGATGGAAGATTTCGATGCATTGGTTGCGGCATTAAAAGCGCGTGATATGAAGCTCATGATTGATATCGTTGTCAATCATTCCTCCACTGAGCATGAATGGTTCAAGCAGTCCCGATCGTCGAAAGATAATCCGTATCGGGATTACTATATCTGGAGGGACCCTGCGCCGGACGGCGGTGTACCAAACAACTGGCAATCCAAATTCGGCGGCCCGGCATGGCAGTATGATGAACAAACCGGGCAGTATTTTCTGACGCTGTTTGATAAAACACAAGCAGACCTTAACTGGGAAAATGAAGAGGTTCGCAGGGCCGTACGAGATATGATCAAGTTCTGGGCGGAAAAAGGAGTGGATGGCTTCCGTATGGACGTCATCAACCTGATCTCCAAAGACCAGCGTTTTCCGAACGACGACGGCAGCGTGCCTCCGGGCGATGGGCGCAGGTATTACACGGATGGACCGCGCGTGCATGAGTACATTACTGAAATGTACGAAGAGGTGTTTGGACCTTACAACATGGTCACTGTAGGCGAAATGTCATCGACAACGCTGGAGCACTGTATACGGTATTCGAATCCGGCTTCACGAGAATTCTCGATGACGTTTAACTTCCATCACCTGAAGGTAGATTATCCGAACGGGCAGAAGTGGGAACTGATGCCGTACGATTTTGAAGAGATGAAGAAGCTGTTCAGCGATTGGCAGACGGGGATGCAGGCCGGGGGCGGATGGAACGCACTGTTTTTAAACAACCATGACCAGCCCCGTGCGTTATCCCGTTTCGCTGACGATGGCGATTATCGGTCCGAGAGCGCCAAGATGCTGGCGACAACGCTGCATGGATTGCAGGGTACCCCTTATGTCTACCAGGGCGAGGAGATTGGTATGCCAAACCCGGTTTGGCATGATATCAGCGAGTTCCGCGATATTGAGTCAACGAACATGTATCGGCTGCTTCAGGAAGAGCGTGGTAAATCTGCTGAGGAAGCGTTCCAGATCGTAAAAGAGCGTTCCCGTGATAATTCACGGACACCGATGCAGTGGGACGGAAGCGCGAGCGCCGGATTTACGACGGGAACACCATGGCTCAAGGTGGATGAGAGGTATCCGTACATTCATGTGGAAGCACAGATGGCCGATCCGAATTCGATCTATCATCACTACCGGAAGCTGATTGCTCTGCGTAAAGAGGTAGATGTCCTGACGGACGGCTTGTATGAACGCCTGGATGAGGCTCACCCGGAGGTGTTTGCATATGCACGTTCTAACGGCAGCGAGACGTTAATTGTCGTATCAAACTTCCGTAAACAGGATACCGTGTTCCAGCTGCCTGATGCAGTCTGGAATGATCATATTGCAGGTAAAATACCTGAACTGCTTATTGGAAATACCGATGCCAAGCCTGAATTGACGCAGGAGATTTCGCTAAGTCCGTACGCGTCCTATATGTGGCTGGTACAGCAGCAGGACTAA
- a CDS encoding metal-dependent hydrolase produces the protein MLNITYHGHSSVQLGTEEKSLIIDPFLRGNELAVTKPEEIKTDVVLLTHAHMDHILDAEPIAKANDAKVVAIVELATYMSWKGLDTIGMNMGGTVDLEFAKAKMIQAFHTSGIVLEEEQRIMYAGLPAGFIIDIGGKTVLHAGDTSLFGDMKMIGDRHNIDVAFLPIGGHYTMGPEDALQAAEWFNAKLTIPVHYDTFPAIRQDAEQFVQQLAAKGLEGRVLAPGDSISL, from the coding sequence TTGTTGAATATTACGTACCACGGACACTCCAGTGTACAGCTGGGCACGGAAGAAAAGTCACTTATTATTGACCCTTTTCTGCGAGGCAATGAACTTGCGGTAACCAAACCGGAGGAGATCAAGACAGATGTGGTTCTGCTAACACATGCACATATGGACCACATTCTGGATGCCGAACCGATTGCGAAAGCCAATGATGCCAAAGTGGTGGCAATCGTGGAATTGGCCACATATATGTCGTGGAAAGGACTGGATACCATTGGCATGAATATGGGCGGTACGGTGGATCTTGAATTTGCCAAGGCAAAGATGATTCAGGCGTTCCACACATCCGGTATCGTACTGGAAGAGGAACAGCGGATTATGTACGCAGGTTTGCCTGCCGGATTCATCATTGATATTGGTGGCAAAACGGTGCTGCATGCCGGAGACACCAGTCTCTTCGGTGATATGAAAATGATCGGGGATCGTCATAACATTGATGTTGCTTTCCTGCCGATCGGCGGACACTATACGATGGGACCCGAAGACGCACTGCAGGCGGCAGAGTGGTTTAATGCCAAGCTGACCATTCCCGTACATTATGATACCTTCCCTGCGATTCGCCAGGATGCAGAGCAGTTTGTGCAGCAGCTGGCTGCGAAAGGACTGGAGGGCCGCGTGCTCGCACCTGGCGACTCCATCTCCCTGTAA
- the dctA gene encoding C4-dicarboxylate transporter DctA translates to MTFVKSLFFQIIAAVIIGIGVGILWPDLGSLLQPLGTGFIKLIKMLIAPLIFMVIVTGIAKMGDLKSVGRIGLKAILWFELATTVALVLGLCTANLLRPGAGMNVDPASIDASGIEAKTKGSELPHTVDFIMNIIPTSVVDAFAQNALLQVLLVACLFGVALAATESKAKENVLNLVEQLLGIVFRMIGYIMKLAPVGAFGAMAYTIGAYGASTLSSFGLLILACYGAALLFLLLLALAAWWITGLNFMQFVRYTRSEVMLAIGTGSSEVVMPRMMDKLTKAGCDRAVVGLVVPTGYSFNLDGASIYLSLATVFVAQAVGIDLTLGQEITILLVLMLSSKGMAGVPGSAFLALSATAAAVNAFPVAAVALLLGADRFMDTMRVFTNLMGNCAAAFVVAKWEGLLDQKRMRAVLSGEISAAELEAEEKAAQSALKLNGREKQGQSLLAPEVL, encoded by the coding sequence ATGACATTTGTGAAATCTTTATTTTTTCAGATCATTGCAGCAGTAATCATCGGTATTGGAGTAGGTATTCTGTGGCCCGATCTGGGGAGTCTCTTGCAGCCCTTGGGTACAGGCTTTATCAAATTAATCAAGATGCTGATTGCACCGTTAATTTTTATGGTCATTGTTACAGGTATCGCCAAAATGGGCGATCTAAAGTCTGTAGGTCGAATTGGGCTTAAAGCGATTCTGTGGTTCGAGCTTGCCACAACGGTTGCACTTGTGCTTGGTTTATGCACAGCCAATCTGCTTCGTCCAGGGGCGGGAATGAATGTAGACCCTGCCAGCATTGACGCCAGCGGAATTGAAGCCAAAACGAAGGGGTCCGAGCTTCCGCACACGGTTGATTTTATTATGAACATTATTCCAACAAGTGTCGTGGATGCCTTTGCTCAGAATGCCCTGCTGCAAGTGCTGCTTGTTGCCTGTCTGTTCGGGGTTGCCTTGGCAGCCACGGAGAGTAAGGCCAAGGAAAATGTACTGAATCTGGTGGAGCAGCTGCTTGGTATTGTGTTCCGGATGATCGGTTACATTATGAAGCTTGCCCCGGTAGGCGCTTTTGGTGCAATGGCCTACACCATAGGGGCGTACGGGGCTTCAACCCTTTCGTCCTTTGGACTGCTAATATTGGCTTGTTACGGTGCGGCTCTATTGTTCCTGCTGCTGTTAGCGCTGGCAGCCTGGTGGATTACGGGATTGAACTTTATGCAGTTTGTCCGATACACTCGTTCGGAAGTGATGCTTGCGATTGGAACAGGCTCTTCAGAAGTTGTGATGCCGCGCATGATGGACAAGCTGACTAAGGCGGGGTGTGACCGTGCAGTAGTTGGGCTGGTGGTGCCTACGGGATACTCATTTAATCTGGATGGAGCTTCCATCTATCTATCGTTAGCGACGGTTTTTGTTGCTCAGGCTGTCGGTATTGATCTGACCTTGGGGCAGGAGATCACCATTCTGCTGGTGCTGATGTTAAGCTCGAAAGGCATGGCGGGTGTTCCCGGTTCAGCTTTTCTTGCTCTGTCAGCTACGGCGGCAGCAGTGAATGCATTTCCGGTAGCAGCAGTGGCTCTGCTGCTTGGAGCAGACCGCTTTATGGATACGATGCGTGTTTTCACTAACCTGATGGGGAACTGCGCGGCAGCTTTTGTGGTTGCGAAGTGGGAAGGTCTGCTGGATCAGAAACGGATGCGTGCTGTGCTCTCCGGCGAGATTAGCGCCGCTGAACTGGAAGCAGAAGAAAAGGCAGCACAGTCTGCATTAAAGTTAAATGGTCGGGAGAAACAAGGCCAAAGCTTGTTGGCGCCCGAGGTATTATAA
- a CDS encoding alpha-glucosidase, which translates to MDVIVWWKESVVYQIYPSSFKDADGDGYGDLQGIYDKLDYLQSLGVDVIWLCPIYDSPGHDNGYDIRDYYAILRKYGTMEDFDRLLAEAHKRGLKIMMDLVLNHTSDEHAWFAESRSSKTNARRDYYIWRTGKNGQVPNNWESYFGGSVWKHDPETNEYYLHLYSEHQPDLNWNNPEMAEEMYEMVHWWLQKGVDGFRFDAVAHIAKADGLPNAHNPNNLPVVQAYELFSNLEQVHSILRKLNNMILKPYGPMTVGETSGLGPEQALAYVGTDRDELNMVFQFEHMFIDAESSGIGKWNYKPWKLTELKEIMSRWQTVLHGRGWNANYMGNHDQPRPVSRFGDDGKYRVRSAQMLATWMLTLEGTPYIYQGEEIGMTNVAFPDIGQYRDIETKNYYNHYIGQGKSKHEVMEAIWLKSRDNARTPMQWDDSKHAGFTDGEPWIEVNHNYTDINVAEAEVDPHSILHYYRKLISLRKQNQALIYGAYELLLPDDPEIYAYTRTLEEEQWLILMNFSSHEPEMNWPEGWNEKQAKLMIGNVSRRYSTDEGAILLQPYEARVYCRKCESGE; encoded by the coding sequence GTGGACGTTATCGTTTGGTGGAAGGAAAGCGTAGTCTATCAGATCTATCCGAGCAGCTTCAAGGATGCTGACGGAGACGGATACGGTGATTTGCAGGGGATTTATGATAAGCTCGATTATTTGCAAAGCCTCGGCGTGGATGTGATCTGGCTGTGTCCGATCTATGATTCACCCGGCCATGATAACGGATATGATATCCGTGATTATTACGCTATTTTACGAAAGTACGGCACGATGGAGGATTTTGATCGCCTGCTTGCGGAAGCGCATAAACGTGGACTCAAGATCATGATGGATCTTGTGCTGAATCATACTTCGGATGAACATGCCTGGTTTGCTGAATCTCGTTCCTCCAAGACGAATGCTAGGCGTGACTATTATATCTGGCGCACGGGTAAAAACGGGCAGGTACCGAACAACTGGGAGTCTTATTTTGGCGGTTCAGTGTGGAAGCATGATCCCGAAACGAACGAATATTATCTGCACTTATACTCGGAGCATCAACCCGATCTGAACTGGAATAATCCGGAGATGGCGGAGGAGATGTATGAGATGGTGCATTGGTGGCTGCAAAAAGGGGTGGATGGTTTCCGCTTTGACGCAGTAGCCCATATCGCCAAGGCTGATGGACTGCCGAATGCCCATAATCCGAATAACCTGCCTGTCGTGCAGGCGTATGAGCTGTTTTCAAATCTGGAGCAGGTGCATTCCATCCTTCGCAAGCTGAATAACATGATCCTCAAGCCTTATGGGCCGATGACAGTTGGTGAAACATCAGGACTTGGACCCGAGCAGGCCTTGGCTTATGTAGGTACAGATCGGGATGAATTAAACATGGTGTTCCAGTTTGAGCATATGTTTATCGATGCCGAGTCTTCGGGCATTGGCAAGTGGAATTACAAGCCATGGAAGCTGACAGAACTGAAAGAGATTATGAGCCGCTGGCAGACGGTACTTCACGGCAGAGGCTGGAACGCCAATTATATGGGGAATCATGATCAGCCGCGTCCTGTGTCTCGTTTTGGAGATGACGGTAAGTACAGAGTGCGTTCTGCACAGATGCTGGCAACCTGGATGTTAACGCTGGAAGGCACGCCGTACATCTATCAGGGGGAAGAGATTGGCATGACCAACGTGGCGTTCCCTGACATTGGCCAGTACAGGGATATTGAGACCAAAAATTATTACAACCACTATATTGGTCAGGGGAAATCCAAGCATGAAGTGATGGAGGCAATCTGGCTGAAGAGCCGGGATAATGCACGCACTCCTATGCAGTGGGATGATTCAAAGCATGCCGGTTTTACCGATGGCGAGCCTTGGATCGAAGTGAATCACAATTATACGGATATCAATGTGGCTGAAGCCGAAGTTGATCCACATTCCATTCTCCATTATTATCGTAAATTGATATCCCTGCGCAAACAAAATCAGGCACTGATCTATGGCGCGTACGAGCTGCTTTTGCCGGATGATCCGGAAATTTACGCCTATACACGCACACTGGAGGAAGAGCAGTGGTTGATTCTGATGAATTTCAGCAGTCATGAGCCCGAGATGAATTGGCCGGAAGGTTGGAATGAAAAACAAGCCAAATTAATGATTGGCAATGTGAGCAGACGTTATTCTACGGATGAAGGTGCCATTTTGCTGCAGCCATACGAAGCTAGGGTATACTGCAGGAAATGCGAGAGCGGTGAGTAG